TCGAAGAAGGACTGGAAGGCCTGCGTTACAACAGGATCGTGGTGGCTACCGATGCCGATGTGGATGGTATGCACATCCGTTTGTTGCTGCTTACCTTCTTCCTGCAGTTCTTCCCTGACCTGGTAAAGAATGGTCACCTGTACATTCTGGACACACCCTTGTTCCGTGTACGTAACAAGCAGACCACTATTTATTGCTACACAGAAGAAGAGAAACAAAAAGCGATCAAAAAGCTGGGCAACAAGCCGGAAATTACCCGATTCAAAGGTCTGGGAGAGATCTCTCCTGAGGAATTCGGTACTTTCATCAGCGATGATATGAAGGTAGAACCGGTGATCCTGTCCAAAGACACACATATCCAGAAACTGCTGGAATACTATATGGGCAAAAACACCCAGACAAGACAGGAATTTATTATTGGTAACCTCAGGTACGAAAAGGACCTGATTGAAGAAGCAGAATAAAAGACTGAATGGAAACTGTGCATATCGTATTTGGTGAATCATCCGTAGCTCCGATACAAGGTGCGTTCGAACTGGATGAGCAGCTGAAGGGAGACATCCTGCATTTTGAGGATGACCTGTCCATCGGCCCCCTGTTCATAATTGATACAAAAGATGGACAGGCTGGTCGCCGTCAATGGTGGAACCAGCTAGCCGGGGTAGAGGCACCTGCCGCGCCTTTATTGATTGAGGGTGAGCCTGAGGAGCAACCTGTAGAAGAAACCAGTCCTGACCCGGAAAAGTTCAAAGAACTGAAAGCCCGACTTAAAGCGGATCCTGAACTACAGGTATGGATCTGGGCCGGACAGAATGCCCGCGATGTAAGCGGCTATTTCTGGCTGGTGAGCCAGTTGTACGATTTTGCTGGCCGTATCTTCATCATCTATCTCAATAACCTGCCTTTCCTGAATGAAAAGGGAGGCGTATTCTATCCCACCCACCTGCATCAGATCCTCCCGAAGGAATTCCTGAAAGCAAAGAAACTGGCAAGGGCTATTTCCCTGGCCGAGTTTGAACTGGATGGTGATGAATGGAGCCGCCTGATGAACGAGAACGCGGGCATCCGGCTGCTGGAAGGGGGCAAGAAACTGAGAGGGGAACCAGCATCTTTTTATGATAAAGACCTGCTGGCGGCAAGTAATGCAGAGTTCCAGAAAGCGAATAAAGTCATCAACCAGGTAACTGGAAAAATGAAATATCCTGTCATGGACCAATACCTGGGCTGGCGAGTGAAAGAACTGGTGAAACAGGGAAAACTGGAAAGCAAAGGCGAACTGAAAACAAGCAAAGACTTCGAAGTTAAACTGGTATAATCATGATCAAAGTAACGCCGGTAGCACTGGTCGGTGCCGACGAGAGAGGGAGTAACCACGTATGGTCCAGTGACCGTACAGGCGAAATGATCCTTTGCTATCGCAAAGCTGGCAGCAGCAGCGGACAACATTATCATGAAGGCAAAAGCGCCCACAAGAATCCTGAAATATTGTACCTCCTGACCGGAGAAGCCAGCATTCACTGGTGTCCATTAGGTGGCAACAGTATTCAGACCATCAGGGCTATTGCACCCGCCAGAATAGAAGTGCCTATCCTGGTATGGCATCAGTTGGTGGCCGATACCGACTGCTGCTTTATCGAAATGAACTCCATGGATGATGTGCGCAAAGATTCCGTGCGGATATGGAGAGATGAATTTGAAAAGATGATCAACAAATAGATTATGAGCGACATCGATAATACACAACCAACGGACGAATCCTTACATAACATCACCCACATCGGGGGAATGTATGAAAGCTGGTTCCTGGATTACGCTTCGTATGTAATATTGGAGCGTGCTGTACCCAGCGTGGAAGATGGATTAAAGCCAGTACAACGTCGTATTCTTCATGCTATGAAGGAACTGGATGACGGACGCTTCAACAAAGTGGCGAACATCATCGGTACTACCATGCAGTTTCACCCACATGGTGATGCTTCTATTGGAGATGCCATTGTGAACATGGGGCAGAAAGACCTGTTGATCGAAACACAGGGTAACTGGGGCGATGTGCGCACCGGCGACGATGCAGCGGCACCCCGTTACATCGAGGCGCGTTTATCCAAATTTGCACTGGATGTAGCCTTCAATCCCAAAACAACCGCATGGCAGGTAAGTTATGACGGCCGTAAAAACGAACCGCTGGCACTACCTATGAAGTTCCCGATGCTGCTGGCACAGGGAGCGGAAGGTATCGCTGTGGGCTTGTCTACCAAGATACTGCCGCACAACTTCAACGAACTGATTGATGCTTCTATAAAATACCTGCGTGGCAGAAAGTTCGATCTGTACCCCGACTTCATCACCGGCGGTATGATCGACGTGGCGAACTACAACGACGGTAAACGTGGTGGTAAGGTACGCGTACGTGCGCATATAGAAGAGAAAGATAAGAAGACCCTCCTCATCAAGGACGTTCCTTATGGGGTGACCACAACCGCCCTGATGGAATCCATCGTAAAGGCGAACGATACCGGCAAAATCAAGATCAAGAAAGTGGTAGATAATACCGCGAAGGATGTTGAAATCGAGGTACAGCTGGCACCGGGTATTTCTCCTGATATCACTATCGATGCGCTGTATGCGTTCACGGATTGTGAGATCTCTATTTCTCCCAATGCCTGCGTGATCGTAGACGATAAACCCCGCTTTATCACCGTATCAGAACTTTTAAGATATTCTGCGGAGTTTACCAAAGACCTGCTGAAACGTGAGCTGGAAATCAGGCTGGCGGAGTTGCAGGAGAAATGGCACTACACCTCCCTGGAAAAGATCTTCTTCGAAAAGCAGATCTACAAGGAGCTGGAAGAGAAGCATAAGGACTGGGATGCCGTGATCGCAGCGATCGACAAGCGATTTGTTCCTTATAAAAAGAACCTGAAAAGGGATATCACGCGGGAAGATATCGTGAAACTGACTGAGAAGCCGGTACGCCGTATTTACCGTCTCGATATCAATGAACTGAATGAACAGATTAAAGCGATCGATGCCGATATCAAACAGGTAAAACATGACCTGGCGAACCTGACAGACTTCACCGTATCTTACTACGAAGGTCTGCTGAAGAAGTATGGTAAAGGCCGTGAGCGAATCACCGAGATCAAAACCTTCGATACCATCCAGGTACAGCAGGTGGCGATGGCGAATACCAAGATCTATGTGAATCGTGCAGAAGGTTTCGTGGGTACATCGCTTAAAAAGGACGAATTTATAGCAGATTGTTCTGACCTTGACAACCTCATTATTTTCCGTAAGGATGGTAAGATGCTGGTGACCAAGGTAGCAGATAAAACCTTTGTAGGGAAGGATATCATTCATATCGATATCTTCCGTAAGGGCGACGAGCGTACTACTTACAACATGATTTATGTGGATGGTAAGTCGGGTATCAGTTATGCGAAGCGCTTTAATGTGACAGGTATTACTTTGAATAAAGAATACGACCTGACTACGAAGGGTGAGAAGAATTCCAAGGTGCATTACTTTACTGCGAATCCAAATGGAGAAGCAGAAGTGGTGAGCATCCGTCTGAGCCCGAACTGTGCAGCAAGGAACAAGGAGTTTGACCTGTTCTTTGAGACGATTGCGATAAAGGGGCGTAACTCAATGGGTAACCAGGTGACGAAGTACCCGATCCGTACAGTGAAGTTCAAAGAAGCCGGTGTGTCTACATTAGCAGGGCAGAAGCTCTGGTATGATGACCAGGTAGGCAGATTGAATACAGAGGAGAGAGGGGTGTATATTGGTTCATTTGAAGGGGAAGATAAGGTGTTTGTGGCGTTTAAGAATGGTACATATGAGTTGACGAATTTTGAGTTGACGAACAGGTATGATCCGAATGAACTGGTGTATATAGAGAAGTTCAATCCTGATAAGATTGTGTCAGCGATTTACTTTGATGCGGATAAGAAGCAGTTTAATGCGAAGCGGTTTAAGATTGAAACGCAGACGCTGAATAATAAGTTCCTGTTTATAAAGGAAGGTCAGGGAAATTATCTGGAGATGATCACTACGCATTCAGAGCCGGTGATATTACTTAAAACAGGTAAGAAGCGGAGTCCGGAGGAAGAGGAGATAGACCTGGCGGAATTTGTGGAGGTGACCGGGTGGAAGACGGTAGGTACGAGGATTGCGGGAGATGATTTGATCAGTGCGGAACTGGCGAGTGAGGAAGAGGAGCCGGATGAGGGGAATGGGAATCCACAGGGAGAGTTATTTTAAGGAAATTGAATAGGCTTTATTAGCTGAATTTTGTAAGCTGGCCTGCAGCCAGCTTACAAAATTCAGCTAATAACCAAACTAAAAAGCTTTTGCCGTAGGCAAAAGCTTTTTAGTTTGGTTATTAGCCATTTGGGGGCTATCCATAAATCACAATACTCGTGGGTTGTAAGGCGCATTTTTTATTTGCCTTCAGGGAATTTTCATGATTCCCCGAGTCTAATATTTTAATCCATTCATCTTTGAATGTAGGCATTTCATATTCTAAGATATCATCCGAAAGATTGAATAAGCATAACAAATGCTCCATCCCATTCCTACTCTGCCGATGCAATACATACCCTTTTTCTCCTATCAGCTGCACAAACAAGTCATCCTTACTGGTATTCTGCAATATCTCATTATCCCTTCTTAATTGTATCAATTTCTTATGCCATTCTAATAGCTCTTTATATTTCCCCTGCTTCCTTTTTCCCCAATCCAGCTTTGACTGAATAAACGTTTCCTCAGATTGTGGATCAGGAAACATCTCGCCCTCCTTCAAAAAAGACTCAAATTCTTTTTTCCGTCCTTCCTGGATTCCTTTAATATGTTCCTCTTCCTTATAACTTACAAAAAAGAAAAACGGATTATCCTCTCCGTATTCCTCCCCCATAAACAACATGGGAACATATGGTGATAAAAAGATCGCTGCCGCCGCTACTTTCAATCTTGCCTGATCAATGAGTACAGATAATCTTTCTCCTTTCACTCTATTCCCGATCTGGTCATGATTCTGGTTAAACACTACAAAATGTTCTCCTGAAATACCTGCAGAGCTACGTCCATACCGCCGTTTCCTAAACTGCACATATTCTCCTGTATGCACGAAGCCATCTTTATATGCCTTTGCTAATTGTTCTAATTTATTAAAATCCGCATACCGGGATTGTCCTGCTTTGTCCAATAGCACATACAATATATGATGAAAGTCGTCCAGCCACTGGGCATCTAATCCCATACCTCCATCGCTGGGGCTTTTCATTATATTTGGTGAATTCAGATCGCTCTCGCCGATGAGGTAGTATTTCCGGCCGGTAGTAGCTTCTAATTCTTTTACCTTATCATGGATCACCTCCCACAACGTGACCGCACTATTATCAAAAATACAATGCACCGCATCCAGTCTTAAACCATCAATGTGATATTGCTGAAACCAATGGATCACATTATTCGCAAAATAGCCCTTAGGACCGTCAGAATTAGCCCCATCAAAATTTATAGCACTACCCCAGGGAATAGCATAGATCTCCGAAAAATGAGGCCCAAAATGGTCAAAATAGTTGCCTTCCCCACCCAGGTGATTATACACCACATCCAACAACACCGCCATACCTCTTTGATGACAGGCATCCACTAATTTTTTCAGCCCTTCCGGTCCGCCATAAGAGTGATGCACGGCATACTGGTACACCCCATCATACCCCCAGTTCCGCTCACCGGGAAACTGGCACACGGGCATTAGTTCCAGTGCATTGATGCCGGTCTCTTTCAGGTCGTCCAGGTAAGGAATGATCCCTTCAAAGGTCCCTTCCGGAGAAAAGGTGCCTACATGCAATTCATATAAAATCAGGTCCTTAAAAGGCAAGCCATGCCATTGCAGATCCTGCCACTGGTACGCATCGTGATCCACTACAGCCGATGGGCCAAAGATGTCCTGCGGTTGCCAGCCGGAAGCGGGGTCGGGGAGATCTTTATCATCGATATTATAATAGTAGGTTGCGCCGGGAGGAACATTTTCTACCGTAATAGTAAAATATCCTTCCGCGTCTTTGGTCATTGCCATGGACCTGTCATCCGGGGTGATAAGATGAAGTGTGACCTGCTCTTTTTCCGGTGCCCATACGCAAAAAGTACATGTATTATCAGGCTTGTAAAAAGCCCCTGTGTTTTTCATATCGCGGCAAACTTATGCAGGACTATAAGAAAAGATTATGCCGTGTTATAGTTTGGCAGAAATGTTGTTCCGATGATGAGAACCTAAAATCGGACATTATGGACAAAAAATGGTGGCAGACAGGTATTATCTACCAGGTATATCCCCGTAGTTATCAGGATAGCAATGGCGATGGAGTCGGTGATCTGAAAGGTATTCTGCAAAGACTGGATTACCTGCAGTGGCTGGGTATAAACGCAGTATGGCTTTCGCCCATTTATCCTTCTCCGATGGCGGATTTTGGATATGATATTTCCGATTATACAGGCATTCATCCATTGTTTGGCAACATGGCAGACTTCGATAACTTACTGGAAGAAGTACACAAGCGAGGCATGAAGTTACTGCTGGACCTGGTACCGAATCATACGTCAGACCAACATCCCTGGTTCCTGGAATCCCGTTCCAGCAGGGATAATCCGAAACGTGACTGGTACATATGGCATGACCCACAGCCAGATGGCAGCGCACCGAACAACTGGCTGAGTATGTTTGGCGGCATTGGGTGGGAGTGGGATCATACTACCCAGCAGTATTATTATCATGCATTCTTAAAGGAACAGCCTGATCTGAACTGGCGCAATCCCGAAGTGCAACAGGCGATGTTTGATGTGATGCGGTTCTGGCTGAAGAAAGGGGTAGATGGATTCAGGGTAGATGTGATGTGGCACATGATCAAGGATGCACAGTTCCGTAACAATCCGATTGATCCAAATTATGAACCGCATATGAGTACCTACTCGCAGTTATTACCCGTGTATTCTACAGATCAGCCGGAAGTACACGAACTGGTACACCAGATGCGGTCGGTGATGGAAGAGATCGATGATGATCGGGTGATGATCGGCGAAATATATTTACCCATACATCAGTTAGTCACTTATTATGGCAGTGATAATAACGGGGCGCATCTGCCATTTAATTTTCAGTTACTTACATTGCCCTGGCAGGCGTTGCAGATCGCTTCGGCCATCGATCAGTACGAAGGGGCCTTGCCTGAAAATGGCTGGCCAAACTGGGTGTTGAGCAACCATGATCAGCACAGGATAGCGAGTAGGGTAGGAACACAGCAGGCGCGGGTAGCTGCAATGCTATTACTGACATTGCGTGGTACGCCTACGATCTATTATGGTGATGAAATAGCGATGCGCAACGTAGCGATACCAATTAATGAAGTCGTAGATCCGCAGGGATTGAATATGCCAGATAAGAACCTGAGCAGAGATCCATCGCGAACGCCGATGCAGTGGGATAATTCCCTTCATGCAGGATTTACGACAGGCAAACCCTGGTTAAGATTATCGAAGATCTTCCACCGGGATAATGTAGAGATGCAGCAGCATGATGTTTATTCTATGCTGACATTGCACAGGCAGTTGATCACATTGAGAGCCAATGAACCGGCATTGGCAGCAGGGAGGTATGTACCTGTGTTTGCGGATAACCAGATGCTGGCATATATAAGAGAAGCAGCAGATGCTGATACGTTTTTAATTGTATTAAACCTGACACATTTGCCTTGTTATTTCAGACCACCTAATTTTAGTTTTTCCGGTAAGGTGGAAATATCTACAATACCGGAATCTGCTGGAATTCAATTGAGTGATACAATTAGTCTGGATGGAGATGAGGGCTTAATAATCAGGTTAGATAAAAAGTAGTTGTATCAAAAATAAATAAACCTTCTCAGAATTACTTCAGGGATTAACTGGTTACATGAATAAAAAGAGGGAAGTTGCCGGAAGGCTCTGAGAATTGCATGCACGAAAATTCTCTCCATCAGGTACCCGAATAAAATGGGGCTGTCTCGAAGTTTTGAGTTCTTATGTTTGAAAAAGGCAACATGGCTTCGAGATGAAATGTAACTTTAATTACAAAATCTCTGAGCCATGTTTACAAAGTCACTTAAAGTTACCGATTTTTCGGAACAGCCCCATTTTTTTATCCCCTTACCTGGTAGCGTCAGGTAGTCTTTTATTATTGCAGTAACAGCGATTTTGTCTGAATCATTTCTCCGTTTACATATTTTACAATGTACATACCTTTGGGTAGGTGTTGTAGTTGTAAATTTAATGTAGGTTGTGCTTTTGCGCCGTATACCTGTTTGCCGCTCATGTCGTAGATAACGATGTAGCCAGGGCCGGATGTGGTTAATTTTGTTTGACCATTGATAGCGGGATTGGGTTGTACAGAAAGCTGCAATGATTTAGATGAAGATCCGTTCAATACGATCGTTCCATAATTGGCCGTACTCTGGTAATCATCCACTGTCCCATACCACACTGCCTGTCCATCACGTGCACCACCATTGTCATCATCATCATACCCTGCATCAAATCCAATCGCCATCCCTGATGTAGGTGTGATACCCAGTTGTGACCAGGGAATCGCAAACTCTACACTATAACCGCCATTGATAATCGCCGTATTACTACTGTTATAAGTTTTAATAAACTGCCGTACTGTATTATTAACATTAATAAACACCTCTGCCGCATCATTATCCCACGCGTCAGGCGTATCATTATACAGTGCAGCATCCAGTACTTTTACACCCACATAAAGGTTCGTGGCATCCCACAGCAGGCCAAAGGTGGCAGTATTATTTACACTGCCCACCGTTGTCTTTGAAATAGTCTGAGACAGGTTCCAGGTACTTTCCAAAACACCGTCTATCACTGGCGTACCCTGGTTGACAATTACACCAGCAGTCGTATTGGCTACTGTGATCACCACCTGATCGGTGGCGGTGAGTGTACCATTGCTGACGCTCAGCTGGTATACATAGATATTGCCATTGCTTAAACCTGTTACACCAGGTGCTGCAACCGCAGTATTGCTGATAGTGCTTGCCGGACCACTTACCTGCGACCATGTATAGGTCACACCACTGGAACCACTACCGGATAGGGTAGTACTTGTCGTGCCGGCAGCCAGTGACTGATCTGGTCCTGCGTTTGCAAAGATGGCATTGTTGCAGGTAGTCAGATAAACGGTACCAAATACAGCTGGATGCTGGAATGCGGTGGTATTCGTAGCAAAGGTGGTCATCTGTGCATCGCGTGTACCACCATTATCATCATCGTCAATTTGTATATCCAATCCAATCGTTTTACCGATGGCAGGCGTCACGCCAATTGTGGCCCATGGAATTGTAATATCCATGCTGGTGGCAGTTTGTTTGAAGGTAATACCTGTAGTGCGGTTCACAGAATTACTGCCTACATGAATGGTGGGATCATTCCAACGGAAGCCTAACTGAAAATCATTTATACCATCGTAGGCAGTGCCTTTACTATTATCTCCATCGATGAATATTTCTACGGCATCATCCTCCCACCAGCTATCACCAGAGTCATTGACCTTAGTGGCGTCATTCATATTGATCTTCAGGTAGAGGTTTGTATTGTCATACAGTGCTTTCCATGAACCGGAATAATCAGTTGGTAAACTACCTAATACCACATTGCTGATGCTTTTTGAAGGCGCACGCAAACTATCTGCTAATAATGCAATTACCGGTGCCACACAAGGTGGGTTTTCATTATCTGCAATTGCCACGATGGCTACGGTATCACCTCCTAAATTATAAGTAGTGTCTTTTAACAACGTTAATTTCAACGTCTCTGGTCCTTCAAAAATATTGTCATCTACAGGGGTGATCGTAATGGTGGCAGATGGGGCTGTGGGTGTCAAAGTAACACTGCCACTCAGCGTAGGTGTATAGTCAGCCGCACTGGCAGTACCACTTACACTGTATTTAACTGCGATCGTTTTAGACAATGCCACGGTGCTGATGGTGAACACGCCTGTACTGCCGCCTTCTGCTGCATTTGGCTGCGTAGCTACGATATTGATGCCTGGCAGGATCGTGATCTTCCGCGTAGCGGTAAAGCTGCCGCCTGTAGTTGTGACGGTGATAGTAGCTGTGCCATACCCCACAGCGGTAACCTTGCCGGTAGCGTCTACCTTTGCTATCGTACTATCAGAGCTGCCCCAGGTGACTACTTTATTCGTTGCATCTACAGGAGTAATGTCCGCTGATAATTGCAATGATTGCCCGGTAGTGAGAGTGGTATCATGCGCTGGTTTTATCGCTACTGCGGTAACCGGAATATTGATGTTCTGAATGATGAGTTGAAAGCTCGTGTTTTTGTTGATATAAGCTCCTGATTCCGCATTCGTGACCGTCAGGTTATTGAAGGTGGCTGTCTGGCTACCTGCCTGTACATACAGACCGAAACCTCCATATATATCCGCTGCCTGATCGCGTGTTACAGGGTCGAGGCCTGTGCCATCAATATTGGTGTTGTTGAATACAAGGTGATGAATGTTCGTACCATAAATTTGTATGGCATCACGTTGCGAACGAAGGATGGTATTGTTGTCAAACTGTAAATTGAAAACACCTGTGCCTGCGTAAAACTCAATCGCACCCCGTTTCTGATTCCACAGATCATAACTGGTACCACAACCGGTGATCGTATTCTCATACACCTTGATCACATCACCGGGATACTCAAAAGTAAACCCGGGAAAATCGTTTGTAAACCGGATCGCAGAACCAGCCACACCGTCTTTAAACAAATTGTGATGAATTTCATGACCCGTGCCTCCAAAGAGGGCTGCACTACCTGCACGCCAGTTATCTTCTACTGTATTATAGCGGAAGATGTCATTCTTACAGGTAGTGGTCACACCCGTTGCATTATTGGGCCATACGGCCAGTGCATCGTCTCCATTGTTGCGCAGGCTACACTGCTCTACAATAGAATTGGAAGTACCCTGGCAGAAATTGACACCATCTGCATAGTTGTTGCGGATCCGGCATTTTGTAATCTGTAAGTCCGTGGTAATATCCACCGGGTAGGGAGCATCATATCCTGCAATCCAGAAGCCGCATTCAAAGTGTTCCACCCATACATCATGTACACGTGAACCTGTACCATACGTACCCATAAATCCCTTGTACGTTTTGTACATTTCACCGGGCAGGCGTGGATTGGTTTCATTGTATACGAGGCGGTCATTGTTCTGCGTGTTCAAACTGAAGTTGGAAATTTCTACATTGCTGGCGCGGGCATAGATCCCGCCGTAGAATTGTTTGTCTGTAGAGAAATACACTTCTGTATACCAAACGCCTGCACCCAGTATTTTCAGGTTGCTTACATTCAGCGTGAGCTTATCGCTCAATAAGAACTGACCTGCAGGGATGTACACGTTTTTTCCCTGTGATACGGCTGCGGCAATACATGCATTAAACGCCGCAAAGTCATCATTCTGGTCATTCGCCACCGCGCCATAATCCGTTACAGACAGGTAGTTGGCGGGTTGAGACAAAGCAGGCGGTACAGGTTCGAGTTCGATAAAATCGACGCCATACGTGAGCCCGTCGCCATTGTCTTTTTTGACCATGATCTTGTCGCCTGCATTCAGTGCATTCGTCAGTTTGAAGTGCACTTCATCAAAGCGCATAAAGGTCTTGCCGCCCGGTGTCTGCACCGGATCGGCTGCGGGAAAGTACTGGTACGCCCAGTAGGAGGAGAGGGCAATGTCCTTCACCTTCGTACCATTTACATAGAGCCCCAGTGAGCCACTGAGACCATTGCCGGTGTTGTCGTCCGGCATAGTGAAGCGAAGATCCACACCCTGTGCGGCGGCAGTGAGTGTCCATTCAATACTGGCATTGTTTGCAGACAGGCTTACGTACTTTTGGTCGGAAGCTTCCGAAGCAATGTCTGTTTGCACAAACTGCGGAGAGGATTGGACAGCAGCACCGCCACTCAGTGTGCCATTGTCAGCTTCATAACGGGTATAAGGCAGCTGGTAAGCGCCTCGTGGAAGCCCATCACTTTGGGCAAATGACAGATGGTGTGCTAACAGGACCATCGTCAAAAGGGAACCGGTTTTTCTCATCTTTGATAGGGTATTTAGAGGAATTCAAAGAAAGGATAGTAGGGGAGATCCGGCAATTAGTGCATGGGAAATATAGAAATAAAGTGCCCGAAATGAATGTAATGTGCTGATAATGAGTGTTGTGTTGTGGTGAAATATATAGACAGTTTATGAGGGGAATTCCCTTCCTTTGCTATGCCTTAATCAGCAAATACCAATGTTTGACGAACATTCACAGCATCTGCGTAAATTTTTGATTGCTATTAACTACAAGGGACAGACTTATTTTACGGTTCATGGCATGGATTTCACCGTTATCGATGTGAATATCAATAGTAGTAAGGTATTACTCACAGAGCAGGATAAGTGGCGCTTTTTCCCCACCAAAACGGAACTGGCTGCCTACATAGCGCAGGCGGATCATCTGTGGGATGCGGACAATCTGAAGGAATGGGCCAAAGGGCTGGATGAGCGTTCCGAAGTGGACTCAGAAATCGACCTGGATTTTATGCTGACTGCGAAGGACGATATTGATGATTACTACGAATTGTTCAATACCATCACCTTTGTTGAAGATTTTGTGGACCAGATCGATGATGAAGCAATGTATGCCCTGACCCTGGGAAGCTCCACGGTCCGGGAATTCTTCGATGCCGCTGCGGACTATTTTCTCTGGAAAGACGGTGATAAGGAAATGCTGGCCACCAGGGGACCCCGTTTACTCCTGGCTATCAATAATATTTATAAGGAATTAGAAAAATGGATTGAAGTGTAATAACATGTATATACAATAA
This Chitinophaga sancti DNA region includes the following protein-coding sequences:
- a CDS encoding sugar-binding protein, with the protein product MRKTGSLLTMVLLAHHLSFAQSDGLPRGAYQLPYTRYEADNGTLSGGAAVQSSPQFVQTDIASEASDQKYVSLSANNASIEWTLTAAAQGVDLRFTMPDDNTGNGLSGSLGLYVNGTKVKDIALSSYWAYQYFPAADPVQTPGGKTFMRFDEVHFKLTNALNAGDKIMVKKDNGDGLTYGVDFIELEPVPPALSQPANYLSVTDYGAVANDQNDDFAAFNACIAAAVSQGKNVYIPAGQFLLSDKLTLNVSNLKILGAGVWYTEVYFSTDKQFYGGIYARASNVEISNFSLNTQNNDRLVYNETNPRLPGEMYKTYKGFMGTYGTGSRVHDVWVEHFECGFWIAGYDAPYPVDITTDLQITKCRIRNNYADGVNFCQGTSNSIVEQCSLRNNGDDALAVWPNNATGVTTTCKNDIFRYNTVEDNWRAGSAALFGGTGHEIHHNLFKDGVAGSAIRFTNDFPGFTFEYPGDVIKVYENTITGCGTSYDLWNQKRGAIEFYAGTGVFNLQFDNNTILRSQRDAIQIYGTNIHHLVFNNTNIDGTGLDPVTRDQAADIYGGFGLYVQAGSQTATFNNLTVTNAESGAYINKNTSFQLIIQNINIPVTAVAIKPAHDTTLTTGQSLQLSADITPVDATNKVVTWGSSDSTIAKVDATGKVTAVGYGTATITVTTTGGSFTATRKITILPGINIVATQPNAAEGGSTGVFTISTVALSKTIAVKYSVSGTASAADYTPTLSGSVTLTPTAPSATITITPVDDNIFEGPETLKLTLLKDTTYNLGGDTVAIVAIADNENPPCVAPVIALLADSLRAPSKSISNVVLGSLPTDYSGSWKALYDNTNLYLKINMNDATKVNDSGDSWWEDDAVEIFIDGDNSKGTAYDGINDFQLGFRWNDPTIHVGSNSVNRTTGITFKQTATSMDITIPWATIGVTPAIGKTIGLDIQIDDDDNGGTRDAQMTTFATNTTAFQHPAVFGTVYLTTCNNAIFANAGPDQSLAAGTTSTTLSGSGSSGVTYTWSQVSGPASTISNTAVAAPGVTGLSNGNIYVYQLSVSNGTLTATDQVVITVANTTAGVIVNQGTPVIDGVLESTWNLSQTISKTTVGSVNNTATFGLLWDATNLYVGVKVLDAALYNDTPDAWDNDAAEVFINVNNTVRQFIKTYNSSNTAIINGGYSVEFAIPWSQLGITPTSGMAIGFDAGYDDDDNGGARDGQAVWYGTVDDYQSTANYGTIVLNGSSSKSLQLSVQPNPAINGQTKLTTSGPGYIVIYDMSGKQVYGAKAQPTLNLQLQHLPKGMYIVKYVNGEMIQTKSLLLQ